The Amphiura filiformis chromosome 15, Afil_fr2py, whole genome shotgun sequence region CAccaatcagcagtaaataacacgTATCCCTAAGGACTTTATAAATTTGACAATTGCAATAGTTTAATAATGTAATAACAATCAGTTTGAATGTCCTTTAAATGTGTTATGAAGCTGCAATAAAGGAAATTAATGTTTGTCTGAATGAATTGCACATTATGAGtgtatttatcatttttattccAGCTTGTCGTActttcaaatttttaaatttccCAAAAGATTTTATCTATTGACTTGGAAAAGATTTAAAAGTCAAACTTAAAAGATTTAAAATAAGTCTAAAAGATTTATATTTTAAGTCTTTTATGGTTTAAAAAAGGGGgacatagctaattcaatgaccgcACTTTTAACATGATCATAATTTCAATCTACACTTTTAATGTTTTGTTATATACTTTTCATTTAATTCAAAATCCAGAAGCGTCAAAGTTTTGCCGGACCAGTGGCAAGTGATACAACTACATGCTGCGTAAACAGGACCAGTGCATGTGATTCAGGTAATTATGGTAACGTTATTGTAAAAGAAGTTaatttggtgttgttgttgttgttgttttttttttttttttttttttttttttgtatttcaagtTCAATGACTTTTTTGTATAAACTAATTTCAGCGTATGCATTCTATTTTCTGAAAACAcaaaattaacattaaaataatattaaagttATATAGCAAACGCATAGCCTATactagccttgttcaaggccttaGTAAATTTCCTCCCTCGTGACCACCACTTGAATCCTATCACTACTTTTTGTCTGGAATAAGGAGTAGATTTGCGTTTTGGGCGATATGTTTTTAGACGTAGCCTTTGGAATTAAAACAGCCGTTTCTTGGTCGAATTAAATTGACTAAAATAttttgacgaaaaaaaaaatcagaaaatgttCAAATTATGTTTGCCAAATACCGTGCTATATCCCCGTGTGTACCTCGGATTTTTATTGAAATGATTAAATGTAAGAATAAGAATTAAGATAGGGCCtaagattattttgcaaatttgctCTTTTACCTTTCAGGTGATTGGGTCACTAAATGCCTATTCGCTGTTCAGGAGAAATCGGGTGATTATAAGTCGGTCCGAGTCACTTTTGCCATGGCATGTCTTTGTGAATATGCATTCGACATGTATTATTTGATGCTTTTAATTGACGGACGCCCTGAATATGATGTACAGATTGACCcggtaagtttgtttgtttgatagaACCTAGGGACCTTATATTTACCACGGGTGggagttttgacaaaaaatcaacaacaaatttCACGTTACAGAAATCTAACCAAAATATTGTATTCCACCCTTTGCTTACATATTCTTTATCCATACTTACATATTAATTTGATCCATTATCGTCCTTGCAGGTTTTCCTCAGTCCTACATCTAAAGTCGGACCTCTTTctatatccctgtcccgtcatattcggTTAGCGTCCCTTTAATTTAGCAGcctaaaatccctacgtaatgagctaatttgcattaatggtaatcaattatgcaaatagtCTAGGCGGCTAGACACTATATACGGTAATGTATAAGAACATTATTAAAAACACTTTGAGtgtttgaccaagtttcaaggcaaaacgcaaaataaaagtaccctggaCATTTATgcaagcaaaatattggcaaaaaggtAGTGAGCctttccagtcattttagctcattaacttgattgattaggCCCTATTGATAAAATCAATAcgatacaaataaaatataaattgatacgatatattatgaaaaccgtactCATGGTACTAGTGCCCGATTTGCTTCaaagaaaaggcatattgatcagtatgatttgcctactcaattaatctatttaaaacatgcttagagtaTAATTTCCAGAAATTTCCTCATAGATTATAATTTATAACCAAAGAAATCGGGTCAAAATCCTAAAAGAGCAAGATAAAGTTTAGGCATATAATTTGCTTGCACCTGATGCTCTGTTTGTCGGTACTAGGCATAAACATAAAGGCCTACGCTCTgatcattttgacttttaaacaaCAATATATTATAACCATTTATACTGGTTGCAAAATTCTATTGATAGATATCGCAATATTTTATCTCACAGAATTTTCAGGAAATTACACCAGGGTTCTGCAATGGAGCAACAATGGATTTGACGAGTTGGACATTTAGTAATGTAGACCCTGGAGAATATCAACCAAGGGTAAAACTTGTTTTCATTATCTCCCTATCATTCACCCCTCTCTCCTTCCCCACTCCCCCTCTCTTGTGACTCTAGCACCCCCTCTCCCTCGTGGATGTATGGGCTTATGTACGGTGTGGTGTGATGCGTGTATAATATGTGGGGTGGTGGGGGTTGATGGGGCTGTGGGTGCTGGGGCGTGTACatataattacaatttcaaaaaaaaaaaagatttgtctcaTGTTCCCGCGGGCATTTAATTTGTTGAATTCAgaagttgaattttattttggCCTAACCAGTATAACAGCATCATTATGCATGCTTCAGGAAAAGTCAGtttaagaccaaaaggttagcacgcaagggcgtaaatcgggtgggggacatggggacacgtccccctcacttttcaaagtggaggggacacaatatcaaatgccccCCCCACATTTTGGACCCCAACCCCCCAAatgggaaaggagagaagagaaagggagaaaaggagaaaaaatgttaaattgcacgtaattgagtaggcccatcactggacactgcccatacctaaaaatccacacagccgggtcgatcgtaatgatattataggcctgtgattattttgggcaaattgcttgaaggcgggtcctcggcccaaaagcctgtactgcgggcccgtcgatatgcagggcccgtcacattttatcaccaaagtcagttttaagacggactcaatgctgacttcaacatcaatccatgcatgctttagtaataattccgaatctcaaatcttaaataaaattttgcaaattgagttcggtcccgtttttgtttgtttttatgataacagtgtaaaaattatgcaccaaatgacttcaattgaaacttcattttgcaaaattttccaacgtctGAGCGCGGAACATCCCCACTCAGACACCCCCGGCAtataatacataaacaagtgatcgttttcgcttctgttttagtgaagacttgtccacaagttaggccgtcatttcacaatttttcagctgtttcaagctaaaattttacacaataatagtgtcaaaatggtccaccaaatggtttcaattaggtcttcattttgcaaaagtttcttacttctcagggggccacatcccccctcagacacccccctactTCGCGAGGGCGCGACGTGCAGCGCTGTCGCGCCGAAGTATCAATgactaataattttcattgtgccccccccccccactttcaagaatggatttacgcccctgtaagcatggtaaggaagGAAGTAACAAAGTAAGGAAGTAAAGTAAGGGGACTATAGGCTGAGCCCATTTCATGGTTAATTCAGCAAAAAACTTAGGGAGCTAGCAAACAGAGGACAGTGCAAACAGAAAAATATGTCATAGAACATGTAAAATATAGCTTTTTATTATTTCTAATTTGTTATTTTGACAGTTGAAACCTAATCCAACTGAATGTGAGTGTAGTGGTTTACAATGTACAGCCGCAGATGGGCCAAAAATTACAGTTATTTGTAAGTACAatacccaaaatgtttttaatgttacaaacgtgttttggttttggcCAAAGTGTAGTAGGCCTAATAACATTTAATTGTTGGGTTATAATTATAAAGTCATAAAaactgtttcaaatattttatatgaaaaaaaaactacaacagtttaaaaatgttgtcaaaatgttattgttttggcaaacatttttgctaaatatttagtcaacatttaaataacacatgttagaatgttttgcagcaaattttcaaaaaatgtttttgaatgttattaaacgtttttccATACACTTTATGTAACTCAACACTTAAATGTTTTCCATAAAATGGGGTGGTTTAGTACACCTTTCAGCATCTGAAATGCTAAAACATACAAATTTAGTGGTGTGAAAGGGCCattcatattatattattttattaaagggACATTCTACATTTTGTGGTCTTAAATGGGTACTTTGTCATTTTGGTCATAAAGGGGTACATTCATATACCGGCATATTTTGTAATTAAAGGCATTCCATGGTcttatacattttttaaagaaTTGTGAAAGCTGGTACAAGCCCCAGGATCTAGCATTTTGCGGTCCGAGAATCACCCTTGTTAATTATCAGAAGAGCATAATGTACGGCAAAGCTAACATGAAAAAAGCTAACATGACAGAGCTAACATGACAAAGCTAACATGACAAAGCTAACATGACAAAGCTAACATGACAAAGCTAACATGAAAAAAGCTAACATGACAAAGCTAACATGACAAAGCTAACATGAAAAAAGCTAACATGACAAAGCTTACATGACAAAGCTAACATGACAAAGCTAACATGAAAAAAGTTAAATGACAAAGCTAACATGACAAAGCTAACATGACAAAGCTAACATGACAAAGCTAACATGAAAAAAGCTAACATCACAAAGCTAACATGACAAAGCTAACATGACAAAGCTAACATGACAAAGCTAACATCACAAAGCTAACATAACAAAGCTAACATGACAAAGCTAACATGAAAAAAGCTAACATCACAAAGCTTACATGACAAAGCTAACATGACAAAGCTAACATGACAAAGATAACATGACAAAGCTAACATGACAAAACTAACATGAAAAAAGCTAACATGACAAAGCTAACATGACAAAGCTAACATGACAAAGCTAACATGACAAAACTAACATGAAAAAAGCTAACATGATAAAGCTAACATGACAAAGCTTACATGACAAAGCTAACATGACAAAGCTTACATGACAAAGCTAACATGACAAAACTAACATGAAAAAAGCTAACATGACAAAGCTAACATGACAAAGCTAACATGACAAAGCTATAACATGAAAAAAGCTAACATGACAAAGCTTACATGACAAAGCTAACATGACAAAGCTAACATGACAAAGCTAACATGACAAAGCTAACATGACAAAGCTAACATGACAAAGCTAACATGACAAAGCTAACATGACAAAGCTAACATGACAAAACTTTTGGGCAAAATGAgacaaacattttataaaaaaaacaattttttgtatATTATTATCTCTTTTCACAGCAAATCCATGTAACAGTAACCCATGTGATGACCATGCTGACTGCACACCAATCGAAGACACATATAACTGCTCATGCCAATCAGGATATATACCCATAGATGGACACTGTGAAGGTAGGAACAGGCTGCTGGTGGGGATGTGGGTGGTGGATGGGTGTGgggatgtgggggggggggggtgtgtgtgtgtatgtgtgttggGGTGATAAATTGCAGATACTTGAGGGGAAAACTGCCAAATTTAAAGCAAATATTAGATACTTTTTTCCTCCCCATCACTTTTAATCCCCAATGTCAAAGACAAAAATGCTAGTGACTCCTCTGCCTGGTATAGCAGTGGCGTACTGTGGccaccccaaccccggggggctgaagaagaaacaattttgccgccccttccttaatactagcccgaaaaggttgacccaatttttttcacggtcgtttgaaaaagtgaagagcaaaaaaaaaaaaaaaaaaattttaggcgctagcgccctaaaagcaacctttttcaatttttttacgcctttttcaattttttacgcccttttttctttgctaattcgttttgccgcccttcatttttgccgcccctgtttttgccgcccttcttcttccgcccctttgtttttgccgcctactttgaccccggggctggtgccccaaagccccccaaatacgcgcatgtatagTCCTGAAGGGGTTGGGGTCGGTCAAAATATATAGGAGGGGGAATGTACTCGACCACATTAggatattaattattatgatagAAATCTCAACATTTTACTAAATCACACATAGGCTAGTATCACATTTCAGATTTTACAAATTCCCCCATGAAGTTATTAAAACTGCAATGAATGTTTCATAatgaatcaaataatttttttgctttttattcACTTCAGAGGATCCATGTTTAAATGAACCTTGTGGACCTAATGGAACATGTTCTGTTACTGAAGAGGCAGGATCCCTTCTTAACTACTGGTGTCTGTGTGATGAGGGTTATGTAGAGATAGAGAAGACATGTGTAGGTAAGACTGATAAGTTAATGATAACGTATGTGACCTGTTCCTGCCAAAAGGAATATGTTGGTACACCTGATTTTGATACAAAGGCCTTTAAAGCTATACCATAAAACATTgtcaaatttttgcacttttttgtttTGTCTGAATTCGCTTAATCTCCTTTCTTTATTGGATAAATTGGCACATAGAAGACTGTGTTTAATTCTGTATTTTGACTGATAATCAAAATtgggaaaataatgaataatgaaaaagttaaaggaatatttcgtgatcctagcatcctctatttatgtcatttttcattagatatccacgaaaaagacctattcccaaaatttcagttgattccgattttgcgtttgcgagttatgcatgatttatgtgtattacactgctccatagacaatgcgttgtaattttgttctggtgcaccagaacgaaattcaaatttcacgatatctttgctaaacgaattaatctgcaagaaatattttgtacataaacattatgtagccagaggttttcagtgatataaaaatctcaactttttttgagaaaagtgggggtatgaggctgtggatcacgaaatgcccttttaacttgtttgttttctgaaaatatgtgacgggaaactcagaATTGACTTTGCATGGCCTTAATTTTGCAAATAAGCTATGTGCTAGGCTTATAGTTGTTTTGAGCAGGAATTTGTGTGgacgggtgtgtgtgtgtttagcCAAATTTTTCTTGTTTTAGGACACATTTTGTTTCAGTAACTAAAAAAAAGCTAAAAAGGCCCAGTACATCTAGGGCTATATGCTAATAAGATAGCTTTTACGTACTTTACGTAAAAAAATCTTCTATTTTAGTTTTGATTGGCCTTGAATATGTGTTTCTCTTAGATATGTATTTTCCATCTTATACTTTATTTTCATAGCACATCTTTGTCTACTGTTCTGTTTTCCTCAGAGAATCCATGTTACGGTAACCCATGTGGGCCAAACGGAACATGCAATATAACTTCCATTTATACACCTGCTGATTCGAAACAAATTCTTGGTTACCAGTGTACGTGCACACAAGGTTATATGGTAATAGAAATGGATGATGGAAAGACATGTGTAGGTAAGATAGaataattcaacaatattaaaggtcaccttaattaaatcctgagtcTTAAACCTACCACCCGCGTTAGTAAAATCGTTCGTGtaatcctctttgaaaatcaagaaattcatattttttttgtctttttttttaaacaaagaggaaaaaacaaaattcaaaattgctattTGATTTAAAGTTTTCAACACAGAGAAGAATgattttgtagcagtgactttatttgtctacaATTCCAACGTTTGCAACAGACATGGATACTTTTTGTACAAAATGCTTGTCCCAAagcctgtactgacacataaaaaaaaattaaaaaaatacattccGCATTAAgtgttcaatttctcacaagctttgagactcagGTTTGAATTAAGGTGGCCTAACATGCCCCAGGGATATACCCCTAATTCGAAGgccacaaaaaaaattgtttcttaTTTAAATATCTTACATATTTCTTGTTTCCTTTCTTAGTCAAATGTTTTTATACATCTTGCATATTGTTAAACATTGTTTTCCTCAGAGGATCCATGTTACGGTAACCCATGCGGGCCAAACGGAACATGCACTATTTATATGCCCCCTGATAGTAACAAACAACTTGAATACAGGTGTACATGCACACAAGGCTATCAATTATCTACTGCGGATGAAGACCAGACATGTGTAGGTAAGATACAGCATGTTACACAgggatgtgtttgtttgtttgtttgttagttttaaAGGTCActctgtgtggagacacacttggaccatgcaggctcaaacaaaatgtatGCTCAGACCAGGCTAAAAAGCATATAGCATGCTGGTTTGAGCCTacatggaaagagaagtgagaaacagatttgaagataaagaacaaggaacagaaggccactcccaacaattaaGTGTACAAGTTTTGTCACCTTTTGGGTCAAAAGAAAGGCAATGCTTTAAGCTTTTCCCTTCTTTTTACCCAAAAGATGTTGTTCATAAACATGTAATATGCTTAAACCATAGCAGAACACCCTAAAGTTTTGGAACaatcatcaaaatcaaaattcaatgtgttaaagccatataacattttcaaataaaatagattagcatttctttgacataaaatgttagttttactgtcagatatatccctttatttttgagccgaacaactacgtcaaagcaaagaaaattggaatttgctaCCAGCGCCAGATGTCTCCAATACGTactcactccttcggtcatgttatggtacgaccctttgttgtgtagatcaccgtccccgCTGCCCCCACTGTGtgctatgaacatcgtgtatgcgttcgactaataattccatcgtaataataagacgccggttccggcgctttattcaaaatatcggattttgacaaaactacagcacctagagtcttgatttttgcagagtatattggtttaataacgtacaatataattgtgtaaaaaatgaattttaaaaaatcagtgagggcgtcctcaacagcaaatgttataatatggctttaagggatctggaatgagcgttttgagcattttgacagtattttttgtgggacatgacagcacatcagacatatcaaattgcattctgaatatgaagaatgtctttctgatatttaattttcatttttttgaaatttgtgatataatacaaattttatgacaaattattaaaatttgatatttttcacatttttgatatataacagtcctcgaagtaaattttataaatctaatgacatattcttaaagtgtatgtagctgggaggaaaagccgacgatcaattgaaaactttgacctttcatattgaagatgtggattttttcccccaaaagacttaatttttttggtgttttgggataaaaaatccatatcttcaatacgaaaggtcaaaattttcaattgatcgttggcttttcatcccacctacatacactttaagtatacatcatcagatttataaagtttacttcgagtactgataaatatcaaaaatatcaatttttaatcatttgccataaaatgtgtattgcattgcgaatttcataaaaatcaaaattatttgatatcagaaggacattctttgttttcagaatgcaattcgatatgtctgatgtgctctaatgtcccacaataaatactgtccaaacgttcataccccaccccttaaactaTAGCAGAACACCCTAAATTCTATCAAAGTTTTGGAACaatcatcaaaatcaaaattcaatgtGTTAATAAACTGTGCAAATGATAGGGTGCAAGCAATATAAAAAAACAAAGCCTGATGTTTAACATAAATATGATTAATTAAAGTACATAATTATGCCTTTTTATTCTGGTTCAAGTGAGCCTGGCTGTTATTTGGAAACCATGGATAACATACCCATGCAAGCAGTCAATGCTGACAAAATCTATTTTCTGATCAAACTACCATATACTAGAGCAACTGTGGCTCCAGAGCCACAAATATTAGGCAGTGGCTTCTGATTGCTCATAAATATTACGGTGGTATAGTTATTGGCAAAATATTACAGAGGACCTTTGACTAtcctaataattaatattttcctttattttttcaGCCACTGATCCCACCTTGACTTCAGCAATTATTGCAGCAGTGGTTCTAGGGACACTGGCTGGCCTTACTACAGCGGTCGTTATAATTCTAGTAACATGGCTTAGAAGCAAGAAACTTGTATGTCCCAACCACCCAGACTTCTTGGACGACAACACAGATATCGTACATTGCACTCCAAATTGTAAGTTCAAATCTTGGGCTATTTCCCCAGTTGCAACCCCctatcaaatcaaaacaaaattaccAATATTTGGTGCAAAAAATACCAAGTTTTAGGCAAATTTCCTAATCCCTCAATTGCACTTTACCTCTCAAGAATGAATTCCTGGTCGTACCATTGGATTAGTATTGTTTACTTATATTTGTCCAAATGAATATAGCAAAATTTTATTGTATTTGTCTCATGtgttaaatatacacaaagaccacaGATGGAAATTGTTGTGTGCTTTCACCAGCgggatcatcagttgattgccaccGGTCTTGGGGAGTTTTGGAcctcttataatcaagactccctcAAGGTGGGGCCggcagtgaaagaaacaccacctCCCGCTGGATATGAAtatagcaaaattttattttatttgtctccatatttttttacaaattagtaGCAAAAGTGAAACTTGATTGAATAATCAccaaacatttctttaaaatacaaaaatacatcttTATTAAAAAAGTAACATATCAATAAAAGTTTTTGTAATAACTTTTTATTTTCCTATAACAGACAACAGAACGCAGAAACCCACCGTTCTAATTCTCTACAAGCCATACTACGAATTTCACAAGAAGGTCATTCGAGCATTTGCAACTTTTCTACAGACAAGATGTCAATGTGAAGTGCTGCTCGATATGTTTTCAACAACCATCATTATTGACGCAGGCGCTTGGGTAACTGATAATCTTAAGAATGCCAATAAGGTCATCTTTATTTGGTCTGAAGAAGGTCAAGAAAGCTCCCAAATCCTGAATAACGAAGATGACATGTATTCCGTGGGTTACAAAACAATGATAGAGTCTTGCAGAAGTTGCCACAATGCAAACAAGAAGTGGATTGTAGCGCGTATGAAATATACACCAATATGTGCCCTTCTCGAAACAAGACCAGATTGTGTACCACTGTATGAGCTCCATggtgaaatgacaaatttgtgcTCTTATTTGCATGATCATGATGTTGATAGACTTGAATTTGAAACTGAACTACCAAGTTTACCAGCTCTTCTTGAAGGCACTTTGAACGAAGCAACAGATATGGGTTATGGGACTGCTCTGACACTCAACCAGTCTATGTCCGATAATTCTGATATGTTCATGCATGCAGTTATTGAAAACAGGTTGATGACAGTAGATCAAAGCAACAAAAAAGCAGAACATAGCCAATATGGTAATGAGGAAACAAGTGAAAATGAGCAAAATCGTCAAGCATCTCGTAACATCACAAAGACCAACGGATACACAATACTTGAAGAAGATAACCTGCAACAAGATTTGTGGCATGTGCCACAATTACAGCCTCATGAATCATCCGCAGTGCAACCCTCACCTGAACAAATTCCGCTGATTATCCAAGGAGATACGCAAACCATAGAGCAACCAAGTTTTGTGAGATCAAAAGGAAAAAAGGTAATAAGTCTTGATCCACAGCATTCGTCCGTCAACCATTCAAGCCAGCCTTTAATTGCGCATGGTATTGGATCACCTGCTGGAGCCCAAAGCGGCCAAACTGAAAACCAAAATGGTCAGATGTATCACTACTTTCCTCCTCCTCACATGCAAGACCATTCTCCTGCTGTACTGTTGATGAATCTTGGACAAGCAGGTTCATCACAAAGCTCAGATATCATATAACTTGAAAGGCATGGCACACTGTAAACCTGGTGTATTGGCAGCATTTTAAAGACATCTCTAGGTAATAGAAACAATGAAAACACAATCTAAGACACAAAGATATAAATAAGCTCCAGCAAGTCCTATCTCAAAACTGGCTTCAAAGACACATCTTCTGAAACTGAAGTTTCTTGTATGAAAACATGACTTGTGTACAAGTGTCTTGCATAGGTATGTCACATTTTAACATGTCTTGTATAGAGGTGTGACTTTGTGTCTATACTTGGACACATGTCTCAAAACTGGCTAGCTTCGCAGGATGCGTCTTTCTGTAAGACATTGGTGACTATATTTCTTTGTTAGTAACTGGGCAACATGGAAAAAACATCTGATGGTGAATTATAAGTCTTATCAATACTAAAATGTATGATGAAAATATATCTGGGGCATTTAAAGGGTTTAGGATGTTATGCTATAGGTTCTTGAAATTCAATGTACATCAACATGCTGGTGCATGCTAGTATTGATGTAGTAGTATATACAAACTGAAAATAGAGATGTGAAATACATGCAGAAATAGTTctaaaaaaagtttgatttaTTGTGTTTTATCACTTAATGTAGGCAGGCCCGTAGCAAGGATTTGCAGGGGCTACAAAGTGGatttttgaagaaaacaaaatgtttaaagaaaaaggccgatttatatatttttattttacagaaatTAAACAGACATTTTTCAAATTGGTAACCCTTGGCTACGGGCCTGGGTGCGAGTGACTGAAGCTAATATTTATTCAGCTCCCATGGTAGCTCTCAATAAGTTTTGGATGGGAAAGCATACATTTTTGTGAGAAACAGCCAAAATGgatagaatttaaattttcttatttttttggatgagaaaataataatgtttgttttgagctCAGCAGGGATTActaattctcaccagttttaataagacaataatgattgaaatTAAACAGACTTTAGACATTTAGACTGtacatttgaaattttatacaAGCTTAAATGTGTACATAGCTCAAGCCTGACAAAATCATCAAACTCACCCCTGACTCCAGATTTAAGTTTTTcttaaattacattaaaatgtaGTGGTTAGTGGTCGGAATATGGAAGTCCATGCCTAATATACCCTtacttttatataattattgtttatttgTGTGTTGTTTCATCACTCGCATTTGATAAAGATTT contains the following coding sequences:
- the LOC140170743 gene encoding uncharacterized protein yields the protein MSHIWIGWFVLMAWTLTDAGRPVQDNHMGGQTPLVLQKRQSFAGPVASDTTTCCVNRTSACDSGDWVTKCLFAVQEKSGDYKSVRVTFAMACLCEYAFDMYYLMLLIDGRPEYDVQIDPISQYFISQNFQEITPGFCNGATMDLTSWTFSNVDPGEYQPRLKPNPTECECSGLQCTAADGPKITVISNPCNSNPCDDHADCTPIEDTYNCSCQSGYIPIDGHCEEDPCLNEPCGPNGTCSVTEEAGSLLNYWCLCDEGYVEIEKTCVENPCYGNPCGPNGTCNITSIYTPADSKQILGYQCTCTQGYMVIEMDDGKTCVEDPCYGNPCGPNGTCTIYMPPDSNKQLEYRCTCTQGYQLSTADEDQTCVATDPTLTSAIIAAVVLGTLAGLTTAVVIILVTWLRSKKLVCPNHPDFLDDNTDIVHCTPNYNRTQKPTVLILYKPYYEFHKKVIRAFATFLQTRCQCEVLLDMFSTTIIIDAGAWVTDNLKNANKVIFIWSEEGQESSQILNNEDDMYSVGYKTMIESCRSCHNANKKWIVARMKYTPICALLETRPDCVPLYELHGEMTNLCSYLHDHDVDRLEFETELPSLPALLEGTLNEATDMGYGTALTLNQSMSDNSDMFMHAVIENRLMTVDQSNKKAEHSQYGNEETSENEQNRQASRNITKTNGYTILEEDNLQQDLWHVPQLQPHESSAVQPSPEQIPLIIQGDTQTIEQPSFVRSKGKKVISLDPQHSSVNHSSQPLIAHGIGSPAGAQSGQTENQNGQMYHYFPPPHMQDHSPAVLLMNLGQAGSSQSSDII